The sequence TGGAGTTAAAAAACCTAGGGAATAATAATTTTAAGGTAAATTGAGTACGGAATGCATTGGAGTTAATCCAATTTTATATATATATATGCATTTTGTGCACAGCGGCAGCTTAAGGCTGTCGAGTACCTATGAATTAATTTTACTTTATAGTTAAGGAGGGAAGAGAAGTGCCAAGAAAAGGACATATACCCAAAAGGGAAGTGATGCCTGATCCGTTATATAATGATATTGTAGTGACAAAGCTTATAAACAATATTATGCTTGATGGAAAGAAAGGTGTTGCGTTAAAAATAGTTTATGATGCCTTTGAACTTGTCAAAGAACAAACTGGTGAAGAACCTCTAGATGTATTCTACAATGGATTGAATAATGTTATGCCTGTACTAGAAGTAAAAGGTAGACGTATAGGTGGAGCAACTTATCAAGTACCTGTAGAAGTTAGACCTGAAAGAAGGCAAACATTAGGATTACGCTGGATTGTGAATGCGACAAGAGCTAGAGGAGAAAAAACTATGGTTGAAAGACTAGCGAAAGAAATTATGGATGCTGCAAATAATACTGGCGCAAGCGTTAAGAAGAAAGAGGAAGTTCATAAAATGGCTGAAGCGAATAAAGCTTTTGCTCACTATAGATGGTAATTTACAAACGTATTTATGCGACAGAAATATAGGTAGCAGAAAGGAGGAATACTGTGCCTAGAGAATTTCAATTGGAAAATATGAGAAATATAGGTATAATGGCTCATATAGATGCAGGAAAAACGACTACAACTGAAAGAATATTATTTTACACTGGAAAAATCCATAAACTAGGAGAAACTCATGAAGGTTCAGCTCAAATGGATTGGATGGAGCAAGAGCAGGAAAGAGGAATTACAATTACATCTGCTGCTACAACATGTCATTGGAGGAACCACAGAATTAACATCATCGACACACCAGGACACGTGGACTTTACTGTTGAAGTAGAAAGATCTCTTCGTGTTCTCGATGGTGCAGTAGCACTTTTCTGTGCAAAAGGTGGAGTGGAACCACAA comes from Tissierellales bacterium and encodes:
- the rpsG gene encoding 30S ribosomal protein S7, whose product is MPRKGHIPKREVMPDPLYNDIVVTKLINNIMLDGKKGVALKIVYDAFELVKEQTGEEPLDVFYNGLNNVMPVLEVKGRRIGGATYQVPVEVRPERRQTLGLRWIVNATRARGEKTMVERLAKEIMDAANNTGASVKKKEEVHKMAEANKAFAHYRW